One window of the Zymoseptoria tritici IPO323 chromosome 12, whole genome shotgun sequence genome contains the following:
- a CDS encoding uncharacterized protein (SDR with unknown function. Could be involved in abscisic acid biosynthesis. Very similar to ABA4 which is part of the abscisic acid gene cluster in B. cinerea.), producing MSSFEGKVIAITGGASGIGLAIAKTLHQRGAKVSIADANSAALENVAQAIGTDDIVAVQCDVRQMKEVEAWLQRTVDGWGKLDGAANMAGISSPMPGKGSMEEATEEEWGMTIAVNLTWLKSGSAIVNAASVGGTRGFVGSAAYCASKHAVIGLIRAPAKDFGPRGIRYIDTPMQRAAVAGKEDRIGTFIASLPIGRVADAEEAAKVVCFLLSDESSYVTGSVYDVDGGYQL from the exons ATGTCCAGCTTCGAAGGGAAAGTGATTGCCATCACAGGCGGTGCATCTGGGATCGGTCTCGCGATAGCCAAAACACTCCACCAGCGTGGTGCAAAAGTCAGCATTGCGGACGCAAATTCAGCGGCCCTCGAAAATGTTGCTCAGGCCATCGGGACCGACGACATCGTTGCGGTTCAATGCGATGTGCGCCAGATGAAGGAGGTCGAAGCCTGGCTGCAGCGCACCGTGGACGGCTGGGGCAAGCTGGACGGCGCCGCCAACATGGCGGGCATATCCAGTCCAATGCCGGGCAAGGGATCTATGGAAGAGGCAACAGAGGAGGAATGGGGCATGACGATCGCGGTGAATTTGACG TGGCTCAAATCTGGCTCGGCGATTGTGAACGCAGCATCAGTCGGTGGGACCAGAGGCTTCGTGGGCTCGGCAGCATACTGTGCTTCGAAGCATGCCGTTATAGGGCTCATTCGTGCTCCTGCGAAGGACTTCGGCCCGCGTGGCATAC GATACATCGATACCCCAATGCAGCGCGCGGCTGTGGCAGGAAAGGAGGATCGCATCGGTACCTTCATCGCTAGTCTTCCGATTGGGAGGGTGGCGGACGCAGAAGAAGCCGCCAAAGTGGTCTGCTTCCTCTTGAGCGACGAGAGCAGCTACGTTACCGGAAGCGTGTACGACGTCGACGGAGGGTACCAGTTGTAG
- a CDS encoding Ca2+-modulated nonselective cation channel polycystin (related to calcium intracelular signaling), with translation MSAVTDVLNSASSVLSSIISSSSDVPSSSAAPTSAPASTSSAPPPTSSEAPPTSSSPAAPSTTPTPPSTSTIVASSAPPETQIVTSVITQSSPGADSTAPPQTTVVVVTQTAPSTTQPTSSASRSSSSATPSATLNNGGSSKSSSGGGLSTAGTTAIAVVIPVVVVAALVLAGIFFWRRRKQKKAAEELRRNEVEDYGFNPNNDPTLPAVASEHGLEMTEDSGGYRGWGVAGAADGGSNGYPRTGNSPNGGISEAHSGDGLMQNQRDTMSSDDLAALGAAPVAGGNAAQVHRGPSNASSTYSAAGRTDASDEGPGGMPQSYEAYNPNTGFGYGQHGPYGDGTYGGTGQEGGMPIVRDVSARRNTRIQQPGNYQQGNSGIAQNF, from the exons ATGTCCGCAGTCACTGATGTTCTCAACTCAGCCTCTTCagtcctctcctccatcatcagCAGCTCCAGCGACGTCCCGtcatcctccgccgcgccGACTTCAGCGCCGGCATCCACGTCGTCCGCTCCCCCGCCGACCAGCTCCGAAGCGCCgccgacatcctcctctcccgccgcgCCGAGTACGACCCCAACTCCCCCCTCAACCTCGACTATTGTTGCTTCTTCCGCACCACCCGAGACTCAAATCGTAACATCGGTCATCACCCAGAGTTCACCTGGAGCAGACTCTACCGCTCCGCCGCAGACCACCGTTGTTGTCGTCACACAAACTGCACCATCGACCACGCAACCCACCTCTTCTGCATCTAgatcatcatcctcggctACTCCATCGGCCACTCTTAATAATGGTGGCTCCTCCAAGAGCAGCAGCGGTGGCGGCCTCAGCACCGCTGGTACCACTGCGATCGCCGTAGTCATTCCCGTCGTCGTTGTAGCTGCACTGGTCCTGGCCGGCATTTTCTTCTGGAGAAGGCGCAAGCAAAAGAAGGCAGCAGAGGAATTGCGTCGCAATGAAGTGGAGGACTATGGCTTCAACCCGAACAACGATCCTACACTACCGGCTGTCGCATCAGAACACGGTCTAGAGATGACTGAAGACTCAGGTGGATACCGAGGATGGGGAGTCGCTGGTGCCGCTG ACGGTGGCAGCAACGGATACCCTCGCACTGGAAACTCACCCAACGGTGGAATCTCAGAAGCACATAGCGGAGATGGTCTCATGCAAAACCAAAGAGACACCATGAGCAGTGATGATCTCGCCGCGCTGGGCGCAGCACCAGTTGCAGGAGGCAACGCAGCACAAGTCCACCGTGGACCATCGAACGCTTCCTCAACATACTCTGCTGCTGGCCGGACGGACGCTTCAGACGAAGGCCCAGGCGGCATGCCTCAATCATACGAGGCTTATAACCCCAACACCGGCTTCGGATACGGCCAACACGGTCCATACGGCGACGGCACGTACGGCGGAACCGGCCAAGAAGGCGGTATGCCCATTGTGCGCGACGTCAGCGCACGCCGGAATACGCGGATACAACAGCCCGGGAACTACCAACAAGGGAACTCGGGCATTGCACAAAACTTCTGA